A single Henriciella sp. AS95 DNA region contains:
- a CDS encoding Maf family protein — protein MSNLNIILASGSESRRKLLAGAGIDAVCIKPNVDEDVAKVSFRAEKMRVSDQAMRLAEMKAVKVSQKHGGLVIGGDQMLNLDGEAMDKPVDLADAANHLRQFSGKAHKLETAIVIAEDGVPVWRHLVAPTLTVRPLTEDFIAAYLEAAGPQILNTVGAYMLEGIGAQLFSRIEGDYFSILGLPLLPLLDYLRVRGVITS, from the coding sequence GTGAGCAACCTCAATATTATTCTGGCGTCCGGTAGCGAAAGCCGGCGAAAATTGCTCGCGGGAGCAGGAATCGACGCGGTCTGCATCAAGCCGAACGTCGATGAAGATGTTGCAAAAGTATCATTCCGCGCGGAAAAGATGCGCGTCTCGGATCAGGCGATGCGCCTTGCAGAGATGAAAGCCGTGAAGGTTTCGCAGAAGCATGGCGGTCTCGTCATTGGCGGCGATCAGATGCTGAATCTTGACGGCGAAGCGATGGACAAGCCGGTCGATCTGGCCGACGCCGCCAATCATCTGAGACAGTTTTCGGGAAAGGCGCACAAGCTTGAAACTGCAATAGTTATTGCAGAAGACGGGGTACCGGTCTGGCGTCACCTCGTCGCGCCAACGCTGACGGTCAGGCCCCTGACGGAAGACTTCATAGCCGCCTATCTGGAGGCAGCCGGACCCCAGATCCTGAACACTGTCGGTGCCTATATGCTTGAGGGTATTGGCGCCCAGCTCTTCTCCAGAATTGAGGGTGACTACTTTTCCATACTCGGTCTGCCGCTCCTGCCCCTGCTTGACTATTTGCGAGTGAGAGGCGTCATCACGTCATGA
- a CDS encoding glutathione S-transferase family protein, translating to MARDLVLYTNPMSRGRIVRWMLEEVGEPYDTKLINYEGEIKSADYLAINPMGKVPAIVHKGRTVTECAAICAYLADVFPNAGLAPPPESRSAYYRWFFFAAGPLEAAVTNKSLGIVPTEEQRRTVGYDRMETVLDVLDAAVQEAPYLAGNDFSAVDVYAGSQIGWGLQFGTIEKRKSFEDYWARISSRPAKQKADEIDNALLQG from the coding sequence ATGGCCAGAGATCTCGTTCTCTATACAAACCCGATGTCTCGCGGGCGCATCGTGCGCTGGATGCTTGAAGAGGTCGGCGAGCCTTACGATACGAAACTCATCAATTATGAGGGCGAGATAAAGTCAGCGGACTATCTCGCCATCAATCCGATGGGGAAAGTCCCTGCCATCGTACATAAGGGCCGCACGGTGACAGAATGCGCTGCGATCTGCGCCTACCTCGCCGATGTCTTTCCCAATGCCGGCCTGGCACCGCCGCCAGAAAGCCGCTCAGCCTATTACCGCTGGTTCTTCTTTGCCGCCGGCCCGCTCGAAGCGGCTGTGACCAACAAGTCTTTGGGGATCGTTCCAACTGAAGAACAGAGACGGACGGTCGGTTATGACCGGATGGAAACGGTTCTCGACGTATTGGATGCGGCTGTTCAGGAAGCGCCATACCTGGCTGGAAACGATTTTAGCGCCGTCGACGTCTATGCCGGCTCCCAGATCGGCTGGGGCTTGCAATTCGGCACGATCGAGAAGCGCAAATCCTTCGAAGATTACTGGGCGCGTATCAGCTCCCGTCCGGCCAAGCAGAAGGCAGACGAGATCGATAACGCGCTGCTGCAGGGCTGA
- the rho gene encoding transcription termination factor Rho: protein MSDIAPEADTDTPSQVYLRDLKAMSPTELLAYAESLEVENASSLRTQDILFAVLRELAERDITIIGRGVLEVLTDGFGFMRSPESNYLPGPDDIYVNPKLLKQAGLKTGDTVEGPIKEPGDGERYFALMSVNSINFEEPEKARQKVHFDNLVPLYPEERLHMESQDPTKKDRSGRVIDIVAPIGKGQRALIVAPPRTGKTVLLQNIAASIEENHPDCYLIVLLIDERPEEVTDMKRSVKGEVISSTFDEPATRHVAVAEMVIEKAKRLAEHGRDVVILLDSITRLGRAYNTTVPSSGKVLTGGVDANALQRPKRFFGAARNIEGGGSLTIIATALIDTGSRMDEVIFEEFKGTGNSEIVLDRKIADKRTFPAIDIMKSGTRKEELITPKEQLQKIYILRRILNPMGTSDAVDFLLDKLRQTKTNDEFFEAMKN from the coding sequence ATGTCAGATATTGCGCCTGAAGCCGACACCGATACGCCAAGCCAGGTTTACCTGCGCGACCTGAAAGCCATGAGCCCGACAGAGCTTCTGGCCTATGCCGAAAGTCTTGAAGTTGAAAACGCGTCATCGCTGCGGACCCAGGACATCCTGTTCGCTGTCCTGCGCGAACTTGCCGAACGCGATATCACAATCATTGGCCGCGGCGTCCTTGAAGTCCTGACCGATGGGTTCGGCTTCATGCGGTCACCGGAATCCAACTATCTGCCGGGGCCGGACGATATCTACGTCAATCCGAAGCTCCTGAAACAGGCAGGTCTGAAAACCGGCGACACGGTTGAAGGCCCCATCAAGGAACCGGGCGACGGTGAACGCTACTTCGCGCTGATGAGCGTGAACTCGATCAATTTCGAAGAGCCTGAAAAGGCGCGCCAGAAGGTGCACTTCGACAATTTGGTTCCGCTTTACCCGGAAGAACGCCTCCACATGGAGAGCCAGGATCCGACCAAAAAGGATCGCTCCGGCCGTGTCATCGATATCGTGGCCCCGATCGGCAAGGGCCAGCGCGCTCTGATCGTTGCGCCGCCGCGCACCGGTAAGACCGTTCTTCTTCAGAACATCGCTGCGTCTATCGAAGAAAATCATCCTGATTGCTATCTCATAGTTCTGCTGATCGATGAGCGTCCGGAAGAAGTCACTGACATGAAGCGTTCGGTGAAGGGCGAGGTTATTTCCTCCACCTTCGACGAACCGGCAACACGCCACGTGGCGGTCGCGGAAATGGTCATCGAAAAAGCCAAGCGCCTGGCCGAACATGGCCGCGACGTTGTCATCCTGCTCGATTCGATCACGCGTCTTGGCCGCGCCTACAACACGACGGTGCCAAGCTCCGGCAAGGTCCTGACCGGCGGTGTCGACGCGAACGCACTCCAACGGCCGAAACGTTTCTTCGGTGCCGCGCGGAATATCGAAGGTGGCGGTTCGCTGACCATTATCGCTACGGCGCTGATCGATACCGGCTCGCGCATGGACGAAGTCATCTTCGAGGAATTCAAAGGTACGGGTAACTCCGAAATCGTGCTCGATCGCAAGATCGCCGACAAGCGGACCTTCCCGGCCATCGACATCATGAAGTCCGGTACACGGAAAGAAGAACTCATCACGCCGAAGGAACAGCTGCAGAAGATCTACATCCTCCGCCGCATCCTCAATCCGATGGGTACGTCCGATGCCGTGGACTTCCTGCTCGACAAGCTTCGTCAGACGAAAACGAACGACGAATTCTTCGAGGCCATGAAGAACTAG
- a CDS encoding CopD family protein, translated as MLYLWIKALHLIFVVAFMAGMLVYPRYKLHQLASSPGNELFETMKSASKKLKMIILNPSVILVWIFGITMVVMNKALLENGWFHVKLLAVIILTGMHGYFVMLGRKIDEGKEVSPKQLKMMNEVPFLLFIIVAIMVIVHPF; from the coding sequence ATGCTGTATCTCTGGATTAAAGCGCTGCACCTGATTTTCGTGGTCGCCTTCATGGCGGGCATGCTGGTCTATCCACGATACAAGCTTCACCAACTCGCTTCCTCGCCGGGAAATGAACTGTTCGAGACGATGAAGTCGGCATCGAAAAAGCTGAAGATGATCATCCTCAATCCATCGGTCATCCTGGTCTGGATTTTCGGGATCACGATGGTGGTGATGAATAAGGCACTTCTTGAAAACGGATGGTTTCACGTGAAACTCTTGGCCGTGATCATCCTCACCGGCATGCATGGTTATTTTGTGATGCTAGGCCGTAAGATCGATGAGGGCAAAGAGGTTTCGCCGAAGCAGCTGAAGATGATGAATGAAGTTCCGTTTCTGCTTTTCATCATCGTCGCCATCATGGTGATCGTCCACCCATTCTGA
- a CDS encoding pyruvate, water dikinase regulatory protein — protein sequence MRPSIYFNVHLVSDSTGETLNAVMRAAAAQFENVIPLEHNYYLVRSERQLERVMRDIEAAPGIVWFTISDEVLRIKLEQFCRQHQIPVLAVLDASIHLLSRHLGISATERVAGQHALNAEYFERIEAINYALAHDDGQNLQGLPNADVILLGVSRTSKTPTCVYLANRGVKAGNIPLVPGVPVPAILDEIDPETGPLVIGLKIGVERLVQIRSQRLMALNENSETDYTDEEAVRSEVTDANRLFQRKKWTMIDVSRRSVEETAAAILNKLNERRGQ from the coding sequence ATGCGTCCAAGCATCTACTTCAATGTGCATCTCGTATCCGATTCCACGGGCGAGACCTTGAACGCCGTCATGCGGGCAGCCGCTGCGCAGTTTGAGAATGTAATCCCTCTCGAGCATAATTACTATCTGGTGCGGTCTGAACGCCAGCTGGAACGGGTGATGCGCGATATCGAAGCGGCACCTGGAATTGTGTGGTTCACGATTTCAGACGAGGTCCTCCGCATCAAGCTGGAGCAGTTTTGCCGGCAACACCAGATCCCGGTCCTGGCTGTGCTGGATGCCTCAATCCACCTGCTCAGCCGGCATCTTGGTATTTCGGCGACAGAACGGGTTGCCGGCCAACATGCCCTTAACGCCGAATATTTCGAGCGGATTGAGGCGATCAATTACGCGCTCGCCCATGATGATGGCCAGAATCTGCAAGGCTTGCCCAATGCTGATGTCATCCTGCTGGGCGTCAGCCGAACTTCGAAAACGCCAACCTGCGTCTACCTTGCCAATCGGGGCGTTAAGGCCGGGAACATTCCCCTGGTGCCGGGCGTGCCCGTGCCAGCAATTCTTGACGAGATCGACCCGGAAACCGGGCCGCTGGTGATCGGCCTGAAGATTGGCGTTGAGCGGCTGGTTCAGATCCGCAGCCAGCGCCTGATGGCACTGAATGAAAACTCAGAGACCGATTACACCGATGAAGAGGCTGTGCGATCGGAAGTCACCGACGCTAACCGATTGTTCCAACGCAAGAAATGGACGATGATTGATGTGTCGCGCCGGAGTGTTGAAGAAACGGCGGCGGCGATTCTAAACAAATTGAATGAGCGGCGCGGCCAGTGA
- the coaE gene encoding dephospho-CoA kinase (Dephospho-CoA kinase (CoaE) performs the final step in coenzyme A biosynthesis.), whose translation MIILGLTGSIGMGKSATAAMFAEEGVPVYDADAAVHAIYAKGGLAVEPLGERFPGVVVDGAVSRQHLRDIVLEDPDALKALEAIVHPLVGETQSIFRREAIHSGARFAVLDIPLLFETGGNTRCDYTAVVTAPAEIQRARVMAREDMSEADFETILAKQMPDADKRARADFVISTAFGFDFTRTHVKAITDLLSNMESDQV comes from the coding sequence ATGATCATTCTCGGCCTGACAGGCTCAATCGGCATGGGGAAAAGCGCGACCGCGGCAATGTTCGCGGAAGAGGGCGTGCCCGTTTATGACGCCGACGCCGCTGTCCACGCAATCTATGCCAAGGGTGGCCTGGCGGTTGAGCCGCTTGGTGAACGCTTCCCGGGCGTCGTTGTCGACGGCGCTGTCAGCCGCCAGCATCTGCGCGATATCGTACTGGAAGACCCAGACGCTCTCAAAGCGCTGGAAGCTATCGTTCACCCGCTGGTCGGAGAAACGCAGTCCATTTTCAGACGGGAAGCGATACATTCCGGCGCGAGATTCGCTGTTCTGGATATCCCGCTCCTGTTCGAAACCGGCGGCAACACGCGTTGTGACTACACCGCAGTGGTCACGGCCCCGGCAGAGATCCAGCGCGCCCGTGTCATGGCGCGCGAAGATATGTCCGAAGCCGATTTCGAAACGATCCTGGCCAAACAGATGCCGGATGCTGACAAGCGGGCCCGTGCTGATTTTGTGATCTCCACAGCCTTTGGTTTCGACTTCACGCGAACCCATGTAAAAGCGATCACAGACCTGCTTTCGAATATGGAGTCTGACCAGGTATGA
- the aroE gene encoding shikimate dehydrogenase gives MMQKLAVIGDPVGHSLSPQIHMTWIDAMGLDASYESKRVPTGEAVEALEDFARKEYVGLNVTLPHKQAVLKSVSEASPAVRAIGAANTLQRIGASDWAAYNTDAPGLMAALERVGMKSVAGKTVLLLGAGGAARAALFALDDAGAEIIVLNRTVEKAATVISECCQRSHQYGPLEDLALHAEKADLVINSASIGHGGDHFVLPEGDGRLFFEMSYGAPAASQLAHARAKGWDIEDGLGMLVCQAAESFRIWFGGELPDVEIALEACRETLKITG, from the coding sequence ATGATGCAAAAGCTCGCCGTTATTGGAGATCCCGTCGGACACTCCCTTTCGCCGCAAATCCACATGACGTGGATCGATGCGATGGGGCTGGACGCCTCCTATGAATCGAAACGCGTTCCGACCGGTGAAGCTGTCGAAGCGCTCGAGGATTTTGCACGCAAGGAATATGTCGGGCTGAACGTCACCCTGCCCCATAAACAGGCCGTTCTGAAAAGCGTCAGCGAAGCCTCGCCAGCTGTCCGCGCGATCGGCGCCGCGAATACGCTTCAGCGGATCGGCGCTTCCGACTGGGCGGCCTATAACACCGACGCGCCCGGCCTGATGGCCGCGCTCGAGCGCGTCGGCATGAAAAGTGTTGCCGGCAAGACTGTGCTTTTGCTCGGTGCTGGCGGGGCTGCACGTGCCGCCTTGTTTGCGCTCGATGATGCGGGCGCAGAGATCATCGTTCTCAACCGCACTGTCGAGAAGGCGGCAACGGTCATTTCCGAATGCTGCCAGCGCAGCCATCAATACGGCCCGCTGGAAGATCTCGCTTTGCATGCTGAGAAAGCCGATCTGGTCATTAATTCAGCAAGCATCGGTCATGGCGGCGATCATTTCGTTCTGCCGGAAGGCGATGGGCGCCTGTTCTTCGAAATGAGCTATGGCGCTCCGGCCGCGTCGCAGCTCGCCCATGCCCGCGCAAAGGGCTGGGATATTGAAGACGGGCTGGGCATGCTGGTCTGCCAGGCAGCTGAAAGCTTTCGGATCTGGTTTGGCGGTGAGCTTCCCGACGTGGAAATCGCTCTTGAAGCCTGCCGCGAAACCCTCAAAATCACCGGATGA
- the hemE gene encoding uroporphyrinogen decarboxylase: MDDSKRTKMAKEAQKPLLSVLNGNRQDPVPIWMMRQAGRHLPEYLELRGRAKDFLDFCYTPSLATEATLQPIQRYDMDGAILFADILLILDALGQGVRFEKGVGPIVETVEPGQRLNTVPPVKAAERLSPVYETVSRVTSKLDPSKTLIGFAGAPWTVALYAIEGRGGTDKSTARIWAHQYPAELDLLLDDIVEATALYMQAQVEAGAKALMMFESWAEGLPNDVFEQIVIIPNRKLVSRLHELGVKVPIIGFPRGAAAMLPAYARETGVNAVGLDTAAVPTFVNREIPMQFPVQGHLDPLLLMAGGSAMERRVEELLEAYRDRPYIFNLGHGVLPQTPIPHVEKVVQTVRNWKR; encoded by the coding sequence ATGGATGATTCAAAAAGGACCAAGATGGCCAAAGAGGCACAAAAACCACTTCTGTCTGTCCTCAATGGCAATCGGCAGGATCCTGTTCCCATCTGGATGATGAGACAGGCAGGTCGCCACCTTCCGGAATATCTTGAGCTTCGCGGACGAGCGAAAGACTTTCTCGATTTCTGCTACACGCCTTCACTTGCCACAGAGGCCACGCTCCAACCGATCCAGCGATATGATATGGATGGGGCGATCCTGTTTGCAGATATCCTTCTCATCCTCGACGCGCTCGGACAGGGTGTTCGGTTCGAGAAAGGTGTTGGACCGATCGTGGAAACCGTTGAGCCGGGTCAGAGACTGAATACGGTTCCGCCGGTAAAAGCGGCCGAACGTCTTTCGCCGGTCTATGAAACGGTTTCACGAGTGACTTCAAAGCTCGATCCGTCGAAAACGCTTATCGGCTTTGCCGGTGCACCTTGGACCGTTGCGCTGTATGCCATCGAAGGACGCGGCGGGACGGACAAATCAACGGCCCGGATCTGGGCCCATCAGTATCCTGCTGAACTCGATCTGCTGCTCGATGATATCGTCGAGGCGACAGCGCTTTACATGCAGGCCCAGGTGGAAGCAGGCGCCAAAGCCCTCATGATGTTTGAATCATGGGCCGAAGGGCTGCCCAATGATGTGTTCGAACAGATTGTGATCATTCCCAATCGAAAGCTCGTTTCGCGTCTGCATGAGCTAGGTGTGAAAGTACCGATCATCGGATTTCCGCGCGGCGCCGCAGCGATGCTTCCGGCATATGCACGAGAGACGGGTGTAAACGCCGTCGGACTTGATACGGCTGCCGTACCGACTTTCGTCAATCGCGAGATACCCATGCAGTTTCCTGTTCAGGGCCATCTCGATCCGCTTCTTCTAATGGCTGGGGGAAGTGCGATGGAGCGCCGGGTTGAGGAATTGCTCGAGGCCTATCGCGACCGCCCTTATATTTTCAATCTGGGTCATGGCGTTCTTCCCCAGACTCCCATTCCGCACGTCGAAAAAGTCGTTCAGACTGTTCGCAACTGGAAGCGGTAA
- the hisE gene encoding phosphoribosyl-ATP diphosphatase: protein MAKQALGSAHQLNALIAILAQTVDERVDGNPEKSYTARLLKSGEIRCAKKIAEEGAEVALAIAAEGRRDVAAETADLLFHLLVGLRAKGVPLDMVAEALAERRGVSGIAEKAARQTKA from the coding sequence ATGGCTAAACAGGCACTTGGCTCAGCGCATCAATTGAACGCCCTGATCGCCATCCTCGCGCAGACAGTCGATGAGCGTGTCGATGGCAATCCTGAGAAATCCTATACAGCCCGGCTGTTGAAGTCCGGCGAGATCCGATGCGCCAAAAAGATCGCAGAGGAAGGCGCCGAAGTCGCGCTGGCGATCGCGGCCGAGGGACGGCGGGATGTCGCGGCCGAAACGGCTGATCTACTCTTTCACCTCCTGGTGGGCCTCCGGGCCAAGGGCGTACCGCTCGACATGGTCGCCGAAGCCCTGGCCGAACGGCGCGGCGTGTCCGGTATCGCGGAAAAAGCGGCGAGACAAACCAAGGCTTAG
- the dnaQ gene encoding DNA polymerase III subunit epsilon: protein MTVQIREIAFDTETTGLNWSGDDRVIEVGAVELINHVATGRTFHERINPGRKVSEKTIEITGITDDMLVDKPPFEHPSIVDALLEFIGDSPVVAHNAAFDRGFLNAELLRCGRPEIPLEQWVDTLDIAKKRYPGAPASLDALCKRFNIGLEARTLHGALLDSQLLAEVYLELKGGRARSFDFSDGSDHGDGARFRTARQRPTPLGSLVTPEEAEQHRLFMETIGESAIWSRYQP from the coding sequence ATGACCGTCCAGATCCGCGAGATCGCATTCGACACCGAAACGACCGGCCTTAACTGGTCTGGCGATGACCGGGTCATCGAGGTTGGCGCTGTTGAGTTGATTAACCATGTCGCGACGGGCCGGACCTTCCACGAGCGCATCAACCCTGGCCGCAAAGTCTCTGAAAAAACCATCGAAATTACCGGTATCACAGACGATATGCTGGTCGACAAGCCGCCGTTCGAACACCCCTCAATCGTTGACGCTTTGCTTGAATTTATCGGGGATTCGCCTGTCGTGGCTCATAATGCCGCCTTCGACCGCGGCTTCCTGAACGCAGAACTGCTCCGTTGCGGCAGACCGGAAATACCGCTGGAGCAATGGGTCGATACGCTCGACATCGCCAAGAAGCGATATCCGGGCGCGCCTGCTTCACTCGATGCGCTTTGCAAGCGGTTCAATATTGGGCTGGAGGCACGCACGCTCCACGGCGCCCTGCTCGACAGCCAGCTGCTCGCCGAAGTCTATCTTGAACTCAAAGGCGGCCGGGCCCGAAGCTTCGACTTTTCCGATGGGTCAGACCATGGCGATGGCGCAAGATTTCGCACCGCCCGCCAGCGACCAACGCCGCTCGGCTCTCTCGTGACACCGGAAGAAGCCGAGCAACATCGTCTTTTCATGGAAACGATTGGCGAGAGCGCAATCTGGTCGCGCTATCAGCCCTGA
- a CDS encoding Tim44/TimA family putative adaptor protein, with the protein MSSSLIELVLLAAIALFVGWRLYTTLGSDAGPPEGRARTQAPTTPKTDERRAEEARGGLRPAFTGPAAAGLEAIHSADPSFNPAEFKQGARSAYEMLATAFARGDRETLKPWLDTDVWEAWDAAIAEREKTGVEAPQLLRIRHCEIDDASLDGTMARVIVRFEAELGDGDMTRKSEEYWTFMRDVQSDDPNWLLDDVDTAT; encoded by the coding sequence ATGTCCTCTTCGCTTATTGAACTTGTCCTATTAGCAGCGATCGCGCTCTTTGTCGGGTGGCGGCTGTACACGACGCTGGGCAGTGATGCCGGCCCACCTGAAGGGCGCGCCCGCACACAGGCGCCGACCACACCGAAAACCGACGAGCGCCGCGCCGAAGAGGCGCGCGGCGGCCTGCGCCCCGCCTTTACCGGGCCGGCCGCTGCGGGACTGGAAGCCATCCACTCCGCGGACCCGAGCTTCAATCCGGCTGAATTCAAGCAGGGTGCAAGAAGCGCTTATGAAATGCTGGCAACAGCCTTTGCGCGCGGCGACCGTGAAACACTCAAGCCCTGGCTCGATACCGATGTCTGGGAAGCCTGGGATGCCGCGATTGCAGAGCGCGAAAAAACGGGCGTCGAAGCCCCTCAGCTCCTGCGCATCCGTCATTGTGAAATCGACGATGCCAGCCTTGATGGGACCATGGCGCGTGTCATCGTTCGCTTTGAAGCCGAGCTCGGCGACGGCGACATGACCCGGAAGTCTGAAGAATACTGGACCTTCATGCGTGATGTTCAGTCCGATGACCCGAACTGGCTTCTCGACGACGTCGACACGGCGACCTGA
- a CDS encoding MltA domain-containing protein, translating to MKTLGLAFTLLGLAACASAPEPEPTPPPVVETPAPRPVWVPPVPAEFAGLPGWNEANLLPGLEAMRKSCETFSRRSGTEYLSTNAPWAGTIDDWLPACAALDVVADNASAKAVVQALFQPVEILSPSGESRFTGYFEPVYEARYAPIAPYTEPVPALPADLVSEGGNNVYQTLPGGGRRPYPARAEITAGGVTPLAYAHPADVFFLQIQGSGKLVFPDGTVKKAVYAAHNGQPFRSTANWLMDRGWISRGEASMQGIRAWMDRASPSQVREAMNANPRFVFFTIDASSEPTSGPKGALNVPLTPLGSMAVDRSFHPLGVPVFVQTSAPGLGGNWSGLLNAQDTGGAIKGAVRGDIYFGTGLEAGQRAGTTNAPGRLWVLLPGPVAARLDAPGPVASLGETAKAH from the coding sequence ATGAAAACTCTTGGACTAGCTTTCACCCTGTTGGGGCTGGCGGCGTGCGCAAGTGCACCGGAGCCTGAACCGACACCCCCGCCTGTTGTAGAGACCCCTGCCCCGCGCCCTGTCTGGGTGCCGCCTGTTCCGGCTGAATTTGCGGGCCTTCCTGGCTGGAACGAAGCGAACCTGCTTCCGGGTCTCGAGGCCATGCGCAAGAGCTGTGAGACGTTTTCGCGCCGGTCAGGAACAGAGTATCTCTCCACCAATGCGCCATGGGCGGGCACAATAGATGACTGGTTGCCGGCTTGCGCGGCGCTCGATGTCGTCGCCGACAATGCCAGCGCAAAGGCTGTGGTGCAGGCGCTTTTCCAACCCGTCGAAATCCTGAGCCCGAGCGGCGAGTCTCGGTTTACCGGCTATTTCGAACCGGTTTATGAGGCGCGTTATGCGCCCATTGCGCCCTATACAGAACCGGTTCCTGCCTTGCCCGCTGACCTGGTTTCGGAGGGCGGCAACAATGTTTATCAGACCCTGCCTGGCGGTGGACGCCGCCCCTACCCGGCCCGCGCTGAAATCACGGCCGGTGGTGTGACGCCGCTGGCCTATGCGCACCCTGCTGACGTGTTCTTCCTCCAGATTCAAGGCTCCGGTAAGCTGGTTTTTCCGGATGGCACGGTGAAGAAGGCTGTTTATGCGGCGCATAATGGCCAACCCTTTCGTTCAACAGCCAACTGGTTGATGGATCGCGGCTGGATTTCTCGAGGCGAAGCGTCGATGCAGGGGATCCGGGCCTGGATGGACCGCGCGAGCCCATCCCAGGTGCGCGAAGCGATGAATGCAAATCCCCGCTTTGTCTTTTTTACGATTGATGCGTCGAGCGAGCCTACCTCTGGGCCCAAGGGCGCGCTGAACGTCCCGCTGACACCGCTTGGATCCATGGCGGTGGACCGATCCTTCCACCCGCTCGGCGTTCCGGTTTTCGTTCAGACGAGTGCTCCGGGGCTTGGGGGGAACTGGTCAGGATTGCTCAATGCGCAGGATACCGGCGGCGCCATCAAAGGTGCTGTGCGCGGCGACATCTATTTCGGTACCGGTCTTGAAGCGGGTCAACGCGCGGGCACGACGAACGCACCGGGCAGGCTCTGGGTGCTGCTTCCGGGTCCGGTCGCTGCGCGGCTTGATGCACCGGGACCTGTTGCATCGCTTGGCGAGACAGCGAAGGCGCATTAG
- a CDS encoding Smr/MutS family protein: MTDRKLSSDEAKAWDRVRRSVRPLKSGPSPKIKRDVTDHPILKQVKPAKPPAKAGTQTGSGRVSRAEPAMSGPADRSKEKKVRRGKLDISASFDLHGHTQDSAWSALPAFLIREQARGSRCVIVITGKGKTGEGILRRNFLRWIEMPDASSLVSGYSPAHPKHGGSGAFYVFLRRR, from the coding sequence ATGACCGACCGGAAACTCTCCAGCGACGAGGCAAAAGCCTGGGACCGCGTACGCCGCTCGGTTCGGCCGTTGAAATCCGGTCCGTCTCCCAAGATCAAGCGCGATGTCACAGACCATCCTATCCTCAAACAGGTCAAGCCGGCAAAGCCTCCTGCCAAAGCTGGGACTCAGACGGGTTCTGGACGGGTTTCGAGAGCTGAACCGGCGATGTCCGGACCGGCCGACCGGAGCAAGGAGAAGAAGGTCCGCAGAGGCAAGCTCGACATCTCTGCGAGCTTCGACCTTCATGGCCATACGCAGGATTCTGCCTGGTCAGCCCTGCCCGCCTTTCTTATCCGGGAGCAGGCGCGCGGTAGCCGATGCGTTATCGTCATTACAGGGAAGGGCAAAACCGGCGAGGGGATCCTGCGCCGGAATTTTTTGCGCTGGATTGAGATGCCCGATGCGAGCTCGCTGGTCTCAGGCTATTCGCCGGCCCATCCAAAGCATGGTGGATCGGGCGCGTTTTACGTTTTCCTGAGGCGCCGCTAA
- the secB gene encoding protein-export chaperone SecB codes for MTETPADTAAQPQTPTGPSMRVLNQYIKDLSFENPGSRVNEQPNVDLGIDVQAIPQKSEEGVYEVILKLNARAGTQDTALFLVELQYAGLFQIQGGTPADTEAMLLIEAPRMLFPFGRRIVADLTQEGGFPALRIDPVDFTALYRQQRQRAAQQAASQNGAPASAPAPQQSPTTDGSSDPQG; via the coding sequence ATGACAGAGACGCCAGCAGACACCGCAGCGCAGCCGCAAACACCCACTGGCCCGTCAATGCGTGTCCTGAACCAGTATATCAAGGATTTGTCCTTCGAGAATCCTGGCTCTCGAGTCAATGAGCAACCGAATGTCGATCTCGGCATCGATGTCCAGGCCATTCCCCAGAAATCTGAGGAAGGCGTCTACGAAGTCATTCTCAAACTGAACGCCCGCGCCGGAACGCAGGACACCGCCTTGTTCCTCGTGGAGCTTCAATACGCCGGGCTTTTCCAGATCCAGGGCGGAACACCGGCCGATACCGAAGCCATGCTGCTGATCGAAGCGCCGCGCATGCTGTTCCCCTTCGGTCGCCGCATCGTTGCCGACCTGACCCAGGAAGGCGGCTTCCCGGCCCTTCGTATTGATCCTGTAGACTTTACGGCGCTTTATCGCCAGCAACGCCAGCGTGCGGCCCAGCAAGCGGCATCGCAAAACGGTGCGCCGGCGTCAGCGCCTGCACCGCAGCAGTCCCCGACCACAGACGGCTCATCCGATCCTCAGGGCTGA